The Verrucomicrobiia bacterium sequence ACCATCTCGTAATGCGCCTGCCCCAGCGGCCGCCCGGCCGCGAGCGGCAACCACGCGCCGGGATCGTAAGGCCAGACCAAACCCTGAATGGCCAGCCGCAATGGGCGTCCCGCGAGTTCGCGCTGAATGGTCCAATAGACGAAACGCCGCGTCGTGGCCACACCCGGCACTGCCAGTGCGCGGTTCTCGACATTGGCCGGGACGGAAGAAAGCTCCGCAAACGGGCCGCGCGTGTTGCGTTGTACGACCCACAAGTCGGTGTTCACGCGGTCCACCAGCAGGGTCGCCTCATACACCAGTCCCCGATAAATGCCGCCCATGCCGAGCACGATCATCAGCAGCAGCCCGATGCCGCAGGCGGTCAGGCTAAAGCGGGCGAGGTTGTGGCGGATGTCTTGCGCGGCGAGATTCATGGCGACGCATCTTTGTTCGCCGGCTGGACGCCGGGCAGGACGCGCACGCCTCGTCCGTCGAGTGCCAACGAGTTTTCCCCCATGACTGTTGCGACGACCTGTTCACCGGCCGAGAGTCCGGCAACCACTTCCACGGCTTCGAGTCCGCGCAAGCCGAGTTGCACGTCCCTCCAGCGCGCCCGGCCATGGTCGTTTACAAACACACCGGGCCGGCCTTCGCGCCACAACAGGAATTTCGCGGGCAACGCGAGGACGCTCGCGGCCCGACCGGTTTGGATGTAAACCTCCGCGCGCTGCCCCAAGGCCCAGTTGCGCGGCAATACCGTCACGTCCACGTCCACGTCAAATTCGCGCGTCTCGGTGTCCACCTCGCGCCCCAGCCGGGCGACCTTGCCGGGGAAACTCTTTTCCGGCTCGGACCGGAAGACGATGCGCGCCGGCTGGCCGGGCGCCAGGGCCGCCATGGCCGTCTCGTCCACCCAGGCCGAGACCCAAATCTCGTTGGTGGAAATCAATTGCAGGATGGAACTGCCCGGCAGCGCGATGCTGCCGGGGTCGAGCTCGCGCCGGACAATTAATCCGTTGTAGGGGCTGAGAATCGGCGTGAACGCCAGCAACGCCATTTGATAGGACCGAGTCTTGTCCGCAGAGGTCGCCTGGCGCTCGGCCTCGGTGGTGGCCGCTTGCGCGCGCTTCACATCGGCCTCTGCGTTTTGCAGCGTTGCTTCTGCCGTGTCAAAATCCTGCTGCGAGGTGCTCTTGGTGGGCAGCAATTCGGATTCACGCTCGTAATTGAGCCGCGCCAGTTTTTCCGACGCGACGGCCCGGGCCTCATCCGCCTTGACCCGTTCCAGGGTGGCGCGCGCCGCCGCCAGTCCCGCTTCGGCTACCTCGACTTGTCGTTTGAGTTCGCTGTCGTCCAACCGCGCCAGCAGTTGGCCAGCCGCGACGCAGTCGTTTTGGTCCACCAGCACCTCGGCCAGTGGTTCCTGGATGTGCGAACTGATGGTGGTCTTGACCCGCGCCCCCAGCGCGCCCGTGCCCATCACCTCGGCGACCAGAGGGCCGGTCGTGATCTGATGCGCCACTACTGGAACGGGGGCGAACTTCAGGCGGTAAGCGCCAAAGCCAACGACGGCCGCCAGCGCCAGCCACTTCAGGTTGGCGCGGGCCAAGCCCCTCAGGCGTATGGATTCTATCTTCATAACGAAATCGATCGGGCCGCCACCCTAAACCCGGAGTGCCGGCCGTCTGCGCCCAGCGAGTCAAGGATTT is a genomic window containing:
- a CDS encoding efflux RND transporter periplasmic adaptor subunit — protein: MKIESIRLRGLARANLKWLALAAVVGFGAYRLKFAPVPVVAHQITTGPLVAEVMGTGALGARVKTTISSHIQEPLAEVLVDQNDCVAAGQLLARLDDSELKRQVEVAEAGLAAARATLERVKADEARAVASEKLARLNYERESELLPTKSTSQQDFDTAEATLQNAEADVKRAQAATTEAERQATSADKTRSYQMALLAFTPILSPYNGLIVRRELDPGSIALPGSSILQLISTNEIWVSAWVDETAMAALAPGQPARIVFRSEPEKSFPGKVARLGREVDTETREFDVDVDVTVLPRNWALGQRAEVYIQTGRAASVLALPAKFLLWREGRPGVFVNDHGRARWRDVQLGLRGLEAVEVVAGLSAGEQVVATVMGENSLALDGRGVRVLPGVQPANKDASP